In Oryza brachyantha chromosome 2, ObraRS2, whole genome shotgun sequence, a single window of DNA contains:
- the LOC102721334 gene encoding TOM1-like protein 9 has translation MPSLLVDRATNDMLIGPDWAMNLEICDTLNRDPGQAKDVVKYLKKRIAHKNPKVQLLALTLLETMTKNCGDIVHMHVAERDILHEMVKIVKKRPDFHVKEKILTLIDTWQEVFGGARAGYPQYYAAYQELLRAGAVFPQRSSGSVPIFTPPQTQPLQNYPPSLRDAQQDQPESSVPDLPSLSLAEIQNARGIMDVLSEMLNALDPGNREGHKQEVIVDLVDQCRSYKQRVVQLVNSTSNEELLSQGLSLNDDLQRVLAKHDAIAAGIVVKVEKPKSLQAQINSTSPANPGTSKGAVERSSGTASASNKQLALPAPPSSSGPKAPAAPVPVIDLLSGDDYIKPEPANSLALVPVTEYSAADQNVLALADMFEQISANKSNHNLTNSLNPLNPNSNFPASQAYSAPMQPALPQHPIAYSNGATSNAIVPYYDDQNGDLPPPPWEIQQSMDNPFQAGRVALQPGQPVGIQPRSTQAGQFQFGQDFMPSQQMANGQLGGMQLQQPQTMPNLQYGGMHPSMQANQGGSMYSQPMFGGQFYGTHQQLYAVQMAGYGYGQQPGAYYIPNAAYAYVSANELTQRMNGLSVQEGNPHGAAMASRPEDSLFGDLVSIAKMKQNKPAAGKVGGS, from the exons GCAAGCAAAAGATGTCGTCAAGTATCTGAAGAAACGCATTGCGCACAAGAACCCGAAGGTCCAGCTTCTTGCTCTCACG TTACTGGAGACGATGACTAAGAACTGTGGGGACATTGTCCATATGCATGTTGCTGAGAGGGACATACTTCATGAAATGGTGAAGATTGTCAAGAAAAGG CCTGATTTTCACGTAAAAGAGAAGATCCTCACTCTGATAGACACTTGGCAAGAAGTTTTTGGTGGGGCACGTGCAGGATATCCACAATACTACGCAGCATATCAGGAGCTCTTG CGTGCTGGGGCTGTATTTCCTCAAAGATCAAGTGGCTCTGTTCCAATATTTACTCCTCCACAAACGCAACCCCTACAAAACTATCCCCCATCTTTACGCGATGCTCAGCAAGATCAACCTGAATCATCAGTGCCTGATTTGCCTTCATTAAG CCTGGCTGAAATTCAGAATGCACGTGGCATCATGGACGTTCTTTCGGAGATGTTGAATGCTTTGGATCCTGGTAATAGAGAG GGACATAAGCAAGAGGTCATTGTTGACCTTGTGGATCAATGCCGTTCCTACAAGCAGAGAGTGGTACAGCTTGTAAACAGTACCTC GAACGAGGAGTTGCTCAGCCAGGGCCTCTCTTTGAATGATGATTTGCAGAGGGTTCTGGCAAAACATGATGCTATTGCTGCAGGCATAGTCGTTAAGGTGGAAAAACCAAAATCTCTGCAAGCCCAAATTAACAGTACTTCGCCGGCAAATCCAGGGACTTCGAAAGGAGCAGTTGAAAG GTCTTCAGGGACTGCAAGTGCCAGCAACAAGCAGTTAGCACTTCCAGCTCCTCCATCATCTAGCGGTCCAAAAGCTCCAGCAGCACCAGTTCCAGTTATCGACCTTCTTAGTGGAGATGATTACATCAAACCTGAACCTGCAAACTCCCTCGCACTTGTTCCTGTCACAGAATATTCAGCAGCAGATCAAAATGTGTTAGCCCTTGCAGACATGTTTGAGCAAATTAGTGCCAACAAAAGCAACCATAACCTTACTAACTCTTTGAATCCGTTGAatccaaattcaaatttccCTGCATCACAAGCATATTCTGCTCCAATGCAACCTGCTCTGCCTCAGCATCCAATTGCTTATTCTAATGGGGCTACATCCAATGCCATCGTACCATACTATG ATGATCAAAATGGAGAccttccaccaccaccatgggAGATTCAACAATCCATGGATAACCCATTCCAGGCCGGCCGGGTGGCATTGCAACCAGGGCAACCTGTAGGGATACAACCCCGATCAACCCAAGCTGGTCAGTTTCAGTTTGGGCAAGATTTTATGCCATCACAACAAATGGCAAATGGGCAACTAGGAGGAATGCAGCTGCAACAACCACAGACCATGCCGAATCTTCAGTATGGAGGGATGCATCCTTCGATGCAAGCCAATCAAGGAGGAAGCATGTACTCCCAACCAATGTTTGGAGGGCAGTTCTATGGAACCCATCAGCAGCTGTATGCTGTTCAAATGGCTGGCTATGGATATGGCCAGCAACCTGGAGCTTACTACATTCCAAATGCAGCGTATGCGTATGTTAGTGCAAATGAGCTTACCCAGAGAATGAATGGGCTTTCAGTTCAAGAAGGCAATCCACATGGAGCTGCAATGGCATCCAGACCTGAAGATTCACTCTTTGGTGATCTTGTTAGCATTGCCAAAATGAAACAGAACAAACCTGCAGCTGGCAAGGTTGGTGGCTCATAA
- the LOC102710379 gene encoding proteinaceous RNase P 1, chloroplastic/mitochondrial-like — MAARQPWRPSIFTPPSLPTGILLLLPAAASSSSRALRCLLPPPPCRARDVLDVVPRRDGRAPTPGAEVGGVAREAAAAGRARRGGGAGRWRRGEDRPARGERAADGEAQGKGGRGGEARDGELSGRGREGRRWARGETPARRSGAGNFGRGEKGASGSVGKKGKKKAKASANEGKLRVELDMCSKRGDVMGAISLYDSAVKEGIRMGQHHYGVLLYLCSSAALGFVQPAKSGNAGSGIASIGQLDSSSMESVGNSEGNDVRSEGLSEDQEGSKINLFASDDGVVEKPSKIAVSDELREYARTRGFEIFEKMCSEEEKVPMSEAALTAVARMAMSMGNGDMAFDIVKQMKDQGIAPKLRSYGPALTAFCNSSNIDKAFEVEAHMLESGVRLEEPELETLLRASVATRQGDRVYYLLHKFRTTVRQVSPYTAKLLEAWFRSTTASKVGKRKWDAGVITKAIENNGGGWHGLGWLGRGKWTISHSHIDSNGVCLACGEKLDIIDLDPKETEDFATLVAKLAIKRERRSNFENFQKWLEKHGPFDAVVDGANVGLYSHKHLSLSKINIVADVMRQRFQSRKFPLIVVHNRHLTGERMQKPSNRKLVEKWKQSNAIYATPTGSNDDWYWLYAAIKCKCLIVTNDEMRDHTFQLLERDFFPKWKERHQVRFTFEDSCATLQMPPPCSVVIQESEKGQWHIPISEEGLLETKRTWLCVTRCN, encoded by the exons ATGGCAGCGCGCCAACCATGGCGCCCCTCCATCTTCACCCCTCCCTCGCTCCCCACcggcatcctcctcctcctaccagccgccgcctcctcgtcgtcccggGCCCTCAGGTGTCTCCTCCCGCCTCCCCCGTGCCGCGCGCGCGACGTGCTCGACGTAGTGCCCCGGAGAGACGGCAGGGCTCCGACCCCGGGAGCCGAggtcggcggcgtggcgcgggaggccgccgcggcggggcgggcccgccgtggcggcggcgcggggcggtggaggagaggggaggacaGGCCCGCGCGCGGGGAGCGTGCCGCCGACGGGGAGGCTCAGGGGAAGGGCGGtcggggaggggaggcgagGGATGGGGAGCTCAGTGGGCGCGGCAGGGAGGGGAGGCGCTGGGCGAGAGGCGAAACTCCGGCGCGGCGATCTGGAGCTGGAAATTTCGGTAGAGGCGAGAAGGGGGCTAGTGGGAGCGTCGGCAAGAAGGGGAAGAAGAAAGCGAAGGCCAGTGCGAACGAAGGCAAGCTGAGAGTCGAGCTCGACATGTGCTCAAAGAGAGGAGACGTGATGGGGGCTATCAGCCTGTATGACTCCGCGGTGAAGGAAGGGATCAGAATGGGGCAGCACCACTACGGCGTGCTCCTCTATCTGTGTTCTTCTGCGGCGCTTGGATTCGTGCAGCCGGCGAAAAGTGGCAATGCCGGTAGTGGGATTGCTAGTATTGGTCAATTAGATTCGTCGTCCATGGAAAGCGTGGGGAATTCGGAAGGCAATGATGTACGGTCTGAAGGTCTCTCCGAGGATCAGGAGGGAAGCAAGATCAATTTGTTTGCTTCAGATGATGGTGTGGTGGAGAAACCAAGTAAAATTGCAGTGAGTGATGAGCTGAGGGAGTATGCAAGAACTCGAGGGTTTGAGATATTTGAGAAGATGTGCTCGGAGGAAGAGAAAGTTCCCATGAGCGAGGCGGCCCTGACTGCAGTAGCTCGTATGGCAATGTCCATGGGCAACGGTGACATGGCCTTTGATATTGTGAAGCAAATGAAGGATCAGGGTATTGCGCCAAAGTTGCGGTCATACGGTCCTGCTTTGACAGCATTCTGCAATAGCAGCAATATTGACAAAGCATTTGAAGTGGAAGCACATATGTTGGAGTCTGGTGTCAGACTTGAAGAGCCTGAGTTGGAGACACTTCTCAGGGCTAGTGTAGCCACACGTCAAGGAGACAGGGTTTATTATTTGTTGCATAAGTTTAGGACTACTGTCAGACAAGTATCTCCATACACAGCTAAACTACTTGAGGCCTGGTTTAGGAGCACAACAGCATCTAAAGTGGGGAAGAGAAAATGGGATGCAGGTGTTATAACAAAAGCTATAGAGAACAATGGTGGGGGATGGCATGGGTTGGGATGGTTAGGAAGGGGTAAATGGACCATATCACACTCACACATCGACAGTAATGGTGTATGCCTTGCTTGTGGAGAGAAATTGGATATTATAGATCTTGATCCAAAAGAAACAGAAGATTTTGCCACATTGGTGGCtaaattagctataaaaagagagaggagatcaAACTTTGAGAACTTTCAG AAATGGTTGGAAAAGCATGGCCCTTTTGACGCAGTTGTGGATGGTGCCAATGTTGGCCTTTATAGTCACAAGCATCTTTCCTTGAGTAAG ATTAATATTGTTGCTGATGTCATGCGGCAAAGATTTCAATCGAGAAAGTTCCCATTGATAGTTGTGCATAACAGACATCTCACAGGAGAGCGTATGCAAAAACCTTCTAATCGTAAGTTGGTGGAGAAGTGGAAGCAATCTAATGCTATTTATGCAACCCCTACTGGCTCAAATGATGATTG GTACTGGTTGTATGCTGCTATCAAATGCAAATGCTTGATAGTTACCAACGATGAAATGAGAGACCATACATTTCAACTCTTGGAAAGAGATTTCTTCCCCAAATGGAAGGAAAGGCATCAG GTACGCTTCACTTTTGAGGACAGCTGCGCCACACTTCAAATGCCGCCTCCTTGCTCAGTTGTAATTCAG GAATCTGAGAAAGGTCAGTGGCATATCCCTATCTCTGAGGAAGGTTTGCTAGAGACGAAACGAACCTGGTTATGTGTCACGCGGTGCAACTGA